TAGCTATTAATCATACAGAGGCAAGCTTACAGCATGAAGTAGAACCACTTATTACAGTATTTATAACTTAAGATAGTTTGCAACCTTGTTCCTAAATGGgtctttaaatatataaaacccAACAGTTAAAATGGACCTATCTATtggtggatgctcatattaaatatGGGGTCAGTGTATGTACCACTAAGTTCAGACTTCGGACCGCTCTAAATGCTCAGTTTAAGGCAATTTTTCTACTCTGTTGTCAAAGGGAGCAGATATttatggtggccctgagaggtcaaacacaCTGAACCTGCAACAACAGTTGCAGAAGTGACAGCAGAAACCAAAGCATGCGATTGCAATGAGACGATTAAAGAAAGCACAGAATCCATCTGTGTTGTGAAGGAAAATGAGATGCAGGtaactgtgtttttaatcaCATCGTTCATATGTTTGCTACGAGTTGTTTACTGTAGCTATTCATCACATCACttgcattgtgttttattagcttttattttattttattgtatatattttttgtcttttgcaggATTTTTCTATCTGCTTGTGTTTTCGTGTTAAGCTGCAGTGTGTTTGACTTGTCAGGGCTACTGTAGATATTTCTCATACGGTCTGAGCGCAAGTTTGTGGAAGGCAGTGAATCAGAGGAAAGCTGGCATGAAGAGAGAAAGCTAAAAGCGACAAGTTTTAAGGTGGAGTGTTTCAAACATTGAGATTTCCTATTAAATAACCTCAAAAAATGACCGACTGTACCTTTAAGagcatatttttatttctaatggTGGCCTTTTAGCTCAGATTTGCTATAAAAGTACCTTTAAGTATGACAGTAGTTTCACCTGTAGtagtaataatataataataataataacagagtaaaactgaactgtTAGTACTTTTCAAATTGTAAACAAATATAGGTTAAAACACATGTTGCGGTGGTCTTTGGCTATGGTTCATTTCAGTACATGATGAACCATGTAGATATCATTTATATTCCTAAGTATACTCTATGTGATAAGAACTACTATAAGTAGTATACGTCTACTGTTTCAGTACTTTGTATACATCTAACTGAGCAACattatacttcctgtttttattcattataaATGTGTATTGATAGATATTAGAAAGCTACTTtaaaccagtaaaaaaaaaatcatcaggtTTAGTctcttatgttttgttttgagaGTAAATGTCTAATCTCTGTCCACCCATGATCTATTTTGTCCTAAACCCTTTTCTCCGTACTGTGCCAGCGCACACTCACCATCTCCATTTATATCAATCCTGTCAAACACTCGGTTAGTGAACTCCTCCGCAGATGTTTCCTGATTTTCATTTCCATTGATTGCACGGATGGCCTGGGAGAAGATGAGGAAAATCAGTATGTTTGCCAGATTAGAGGCTAAAACAAATATTCAGACATGCAGTGTGGCTGGTGCACGATGGAATGACTGTACCTTGATGATGTTCAGAAGCTCGTGGCGGTCAATGCAGCCGTTCCCATCCACATCATACAGTTTGAAATACCAGCGCAGCTTGTGCTCCATCTTTCCCCGCATCACCAGACTCAGAGCGGCCACGTACTCCATGAAGTCTATGTAGCCGTCCTGCAGAATCAAAGTGTCAACCACGACCATCCATGTTTTATATTCATTATAATCACTAAACAAATGCATCATCCCTCAGCTGAAATAGATCCCCAGCTCCAAAAACAATCCAAGGGGAAGTGAAGCACGCCAGGACGGAGGATTATCTCCTGTCTGCGTCTAAACAATCTCAGCATCAAAGCATGCATTCACAGATAATCTCACTGTCTAAATCATTCAGAGATTACTGTGGCATTTTTTGTAAGCTGAGCAGGGTGGGGGGCTAAATATAGCATGCAGCTCCTCAGACAGACATCCTGCCATGACCCCACTGCTACCTCAAAGATGCTCTCAATTAAACTGGGGATCAAAGGGGATACAGGGGACACACTCTCCCTATACTTAGAACATGCGTTTGCAAGTCTAATATATTTTGGTATTTAAAGTCTTTctgttaaattgtttttttttccccacatgggTTTTCCAAACAGGCAGGAATTTCCTAGATATGTTGGTGCCTCACATTCACACTGGGTAGGACAGGTAGATTATGCACCCTACACTGAAACCACAAATCCAGGTATGACAtcatctgttttgtttctgtttctgttgattttgcttctgttttttgtgtgtctctgtagtTTAATGGcgtctttgtggttgttttgcaTGTATTGGTGTTTTCTTTGAATGTCTTAGAGGTATTTTTATCTTTGCTTGCATCGATTTGTGCACGTTGCACCTTTTTAGTAAGCTGTGTCTTTCAGTATAAAGTTTTCAGTCTCTCTGCAgatgtttggactatatttgtGTCTTTATAGTTGCCACATCAGCCTCTGGACCAGCCTGTCTGATGCGCAGTTTATTCATATATTCAAGCTTGTTGTAAGGGAGGTTAATTTTAGAGAACTCGTGTCCTTGAATGATACAAGTATTTTTAATCTAGACATGTTTTAAGaagttttttctctcatttgtttattttaaatgtaacattaaAGATTTCAGAAGCAAGGAACAGACCATCTCAATTAACAGAAAGTAACCGTCAGGAAatatcaaaataatattttcaacCCGCAGATATGAGGAATCCCAAACACTTATCTgtaaaaaacagataattttcCTACAATTTCTCATATTATGAAAGAAATACCTTTTTGCGTAGTCAACGTTCAGATAAATGTGGTAAGcagctattttttaaaataaaatatttaatgcatTCAGTcttattttacctttttaacattaaaaataaaaaatcgatGAATTACTGGTAATATTTTGTTCCAGCTTCTACAGAAAGACTATCCTAtgctttttctgcctttttcatTATTGTGAATACACTATGTTATGACTCCTgtagttaaaaaataataattcatcAGAACTTCCAAACATCAATTACAAATATGTAAATCAACAAAAACCAGCCTAAAGAATTAACTTTTTCTAATTGTGtctaattttaattaaaagttaatgtttttttcacaaATAATAACAAGATAAAAGAGAAACAGTAATAATTTGGGTTCAAAGGAAATATGCAGGTAACATAagcttatatttttatttaacatgtaCATATGACACATTATAATAAATCCCCCATGGAGATACACACTGTTTAGACACACGTGTTGAGAACTAAAGAAAATTATTTGCTCATGTTTCATTTTCAGAGAATCATAGATGTATTCTTCTACATTAGCTTCTAATCGTTATATCGCTATTTTATTCTTGAGGCATCCTGTCATCTTtgattgtgtttaaatgtgtggtGAAATCCAGACTCATCTCACCTTGTTCATGTCAAACGTGCGAAACATCTGCTCAATGTAGGCGTTGGCCTCTGGGTCCAAACCTCTCAGCCCGAAGAACTGCTTGAACTCGTGCAGGGTGAGCTGCCCTGAGGGGCACTCAGTCATGAACTTCTTGTACCACAGGTGCATCTCCACAGCCTGCAGGTCGTCCACGGTGCAGCCGTTTGAATtgcccattttttatttttccaaaactCAGATAAGGTAGCTGGACTCTGTTACAAACTGGACTCAGACCTCACAGCCCAAGTGGTCTACTGTGAAGTAGGCAAAGACCGTCCCTCTTCACAGTCACACAACACTGGGACTTTTAGAGTGAGAGCAGTGGCAGGATGGCCCCTTTTGTagctcaagtgtgtgtgtgtagaggggGGGTTGAGGTGATCCACGCCTCTTGGTCCTCTCCTTGTGTCTAATCACTCGCTGTAATCCTGAGAAACATGCAGATGATCATCTTAATCATCCAGCTTGAAGGGCAGCCTGGCTGTTCCACAATTACCCTGAGATGTGCTGACAGACACAAATGCAGCTTTCATCCCTCACGTGCAGTGCCTCTAAGCGATGGGATACATCTGCCTCAGCATGTGGACTCGGGTATGAGCGATGCAGATTTAATGCTTTGGGTGAAGACTAAGCAAGCTTCAAAACATTCTCATAGTTCTTCTGTGTACGTTCTATTTAGACCTATGATATAAGTTAATGTTGAcgaatttaaatgtttaaaatgaccGGGGGCCGGTCTCATCAAACCCACAAAGTCAAAACAATTGCAAATCAAATTTCTGGTACCTGCAACTTTTGCTAAAAACATCAATCAGCATTCTATTGGTGATTATTAGTGTGGTTTTTCCACACTCGTAAAAGAAGTTTAGGCAGTTTGTTAAATAGGAGCGTTCAGGTATGCATTaacaaaatccagaaaaaaatattcttcCACAACGATGTGTGAGACTGATAAAGTTACAGAGAAGACGATTACTTCATGTTACTGCTGCTAAAGCGGGGGTGTACTCACTTTTTCACGCACTGTTTCTGCATTTCAActtaggggtttttttgttagATAATATCTAAGTATGTATGTAATATGTAGCTACTTGTTTCATCAATAAAAAGGCCAAAGCAAGTTTCTTTAACAGACCCTGTTTGGCATGCTGTTTAATAATTATCCTGTGAAACAAATATCTTTATATATCGCAGGTTATAAATACTCTGTTTATCCTTTAAGCCATTtttaatcaagaaaaaaaaaaagcttcaacaGCATCAGCTTTTctgtggattttttaaaaaaatgaaccaGAATTAGAAGGTTACTACAAATGATCTCATTAGAGAAGTTTATTTGGATACCACAGATTAATGCCAACAAGGCGTTACAGTTAAAGTTAGTGTATTATTAtatcaaaacacagaaaataaaatgacattcgTGTCTAAGTGCTTTCATATGAAATTAAACATCAGTGCTTTGTTACAATGATTTTGCAGTCAAACTCAAAAGCATACATATGTTGTGTTCTGCAGCTATGagtgcattttaattttaacagcATATTCTTGTAAAGGTCATAAAAAGACATAACAGATATATACTCTACATGTTAGTGTTTAaacttcttttaaataaaaaataaataaattacatatatatatatatatatatatatatatatatatatatatatatatatatatatatatatatatataaattcatTTGGGGATCATTTTAAAGCATCATTACAAGAAAggttaaactaaaaaaaagtgttcttCCTGCAGATTTGCATTAGCTTTCATTACCCTGCGACAGAAGGTATAACGGATGACTGGCCTGGATATTGAGCTTCCAATAGTTTGGAAGAGCTTCTCCGAAACATGGATATTTATCCACACATACATCAACAGACGTAtgttacaaaataaactacattttaaaagcttaaaaaggtaaaaagcgTCAGTAAGGCATTATCTTCACTCTTTGTTCAGCTTCATATTCATTTACAGTGTCCTCTCTAGGTCTACTGCCCATGTAACATGGTTGGACACAGTTATAACAGATGAATAAATCACTGTGGTCGCACATCAGAGTCCGGGCAGATCTCTCTGGCCACACCATGGAtgcttttcctcttcttccagtGCAAGTGTCTGTAGATGGAGTCAAAAACTGCCACCGTGTAGTGTGCAAACAGGCTTGTCCACTTCACTGCATCCACCATCCACTGCACTGAGCGTCCAGCAAATGCCACAAACACTGTGGTGTAGTGTGCCAGCAGCAGAAGGCTCCTCCCCAACTGCTTGCAATGGTTGATGAGCAGGTGGACTCTTTGATCATGCCTTACCATTATTATAATTTGCTCTGTATTGCTCTACAAACagatatgatttttttaaataccagtCTTCGTTTTCTTAGTGTATATGTTTATGTAGATACTCCCCGACGAGCAGTAGGCGCTTGTAAATTTGCACACAGTCCCTTACACACGTAGCTCCCGGTCGTCCAATCAGAGCAGAGGAAGTTTTGTTTCCGGGAATGTTTGGTGATGTGGCTCTGCTCTGAAATCCATCCGAGGAAATATATCAAataaaaaccagacacatttacCTGGAAAGCACTCGTACAGGTGAGTcaaaagtgttttcttttaaaagcccACCCCTGACTGGGCTACATAACAGAGCTGTCATGCACAGAAGAGCGAAACTCTGCGAAGCCGCTTTAAAAGACGCTGTCCTTATTTACCTGTTATCAGCGTCGGCTAGCCGAGAGCTCCAGCTAACTTGTTACCGTATCGTGGAAACTACGGCCGCAATAAACGGATGTTTTCACAGAGCATCCTGTTCACGGCGCCGTCTCCTCATCTTCAGATGTATTTGCTGGTTTCTGAAAACATCAGCATCCAGCCGCTCGGAAAGTGTTCCCGTCCATTTTCGCGTTAGCTAGCTTATAATCTTTGCTGTTCTCAAAAAGAGTGACGCAGCCGCAGTGGAGCGTCCAGTAGGTTCGGAGAGATTCGGCTCTGTCCGCTCCAGCTCGGAGAACTTAGTAGGAATTTATGCTTCGGGGGGAAATATACACAGAAAAATACGTCGCAACCGCAAACTTCTGCGAAATCCAACGACCTAAACGACGACTTAAcctagttgttgtttttcttctttggacCTCAATGGGGGGGCAGACCAACTTATACAGCGCACACCTCCCTAGAACTAAAACGAAACGACCCGTCGTCGTAGccctctgctgtgattggtctgTTCAGTACCCTCCTAAGTACCCTCCTAAGCATTTCCGCAGTGGGAGAATAACAAACATCGCCTAGGAATAATAATTGAGATAATAGTATAAAGATAACGACTGACCAATCTCAGCAACTTCCTGGAGGGAAATTGCTAAAACTATCGGAATGGGCGTGAGGGGATCTACAAAGCCAAGTGGGAAAAACTTGAAAATTCCCAGCATTTTGCttctataaaaaacaaaacaaactagaaaaatttgcatttcctgcgaaaatgcagtgtggatgcttaaagctgaagctgtatgcaaaaactagctgaaaaagctgaaaagttgcagaaattgtaaaaactttgcagaagcaaaagaagtttgctaaaatggaataacttagcagaactgcaatatcttagaggaaacataatacttggcagagatacaatagcatagcagaatttagcagaaatattgtaacttaccagaaacatgataacttctcaaaaatacaagaatttaggagaaatagtataagataacagaaagaatatatttagccaaaaatacttaaacattacagaaacactatgatttagaaaaatagtacaacagagcagaaatattgtgatttaccagagacactgtgatgaactatgaatattgtaattttaaattaagactatgttttagcacaaatattataatttggcagaaatactataatttagcagaaatactatattaagcacaaatcctataaaaagcagaaatggtatgattaagcataaatactacatttagtagaaatactttgttttagcacaaatcccataaaaagcagaaatactgtactatgatttagtagaaagactataattaatcagaaatactaaatttagcagaaatactatatttagcacaaatcctatgaaaagcagaaatagtatgattaagcataatactacatttagcagaaatactatattaagcacaaatcttataaaaagcagaaatactatattaagcacaaatcctataaaagcagaaatagtatattaagcacaaatcttataaaatagcagaaatagtgtgatttagcacaatagtaataagttaaacagaaaaattggaaaagcaaaatggacagctgaaaaaatgctgaacatgctgaggttccctcaaatatacttgttaaatgacaaaaatcagcaaaaaaatttatgactgccacacaattacaaatatgtacacatgaggaaacacacatgcacagagagacacacacacaagatccaattcagtcaaccagtctaaatatattgaatttgaatcttacaatgggatcatcccattaaaaggctttctctctctctctctctctctgtcacacacacacacacacacacacacacacacacacacacacacacacacacacacacacacacacacacacacacacacacagggagagagaagtaagtttctaggtcagcctgggagctggtgaatttgaatccaccaatcagagaggctgtgcacttttccccaccaaaacaggtgcatctgtttacacacgcagcagcacagagagacacaggatttttgcagtctatttctcatagtgacgactcccctcaaacaa
The Astatotilapia calliptera chromosome 17, fAstCal1.2, whole genome shotgun sequence genome window above contains:
- the guca1aa gene encoding guanylyl cyclase-activating protein 1 gives rise to the protein MGNSNGCTVDDLQAVEMHLWYKKFMTECPSGQLTLHEFKQFFGLRGLDPEANAYIEQMFRTFDMNKDGYIDFMEYVAALSLVMRGKMEHKLRWYFKLYDVDGNGCIDRHELLNIIKAIRAINGNENQETSAEEFTNRVFDRIDINGDGELSLEEFVAGARSDEDFMEVMMKSLDLAHIVAMIHNRRRSV